From Micromonospora echinospora:
CGGCAAGGGCCCGCTCGCCGTCCTGTGCCAGCGGCTCGTGGACGAGCTGGTCGGGTCGCCGGCGGCGGGTGCGGCATGACCGGGCCGGCCGACCCCGGTGAGCTGGCCGTCCGGGTCCGGCACCGGTTCGCCGCCGAGGCGACGCCGGTCACGCCGGCGGCGATCGTCTCGGCCGTACGCGCCGAACCGGCGACCGCGGTGCTCGGCGACACCACGCTGCTGCGGATCGCCGACCGGGTGCACGACGACCTGATCGGCGCCGGTCCGCTCGCGCCGCTGCTCGCCGACCCGCAGGTCACCGACGTGCTGGTGAACGGGGTACGGGTCTGGGTGGACAGGGGGCAGGGGCTGCGTCAGGTGGCCGTGCCGCTGGGCTCGCTCGACGACGTACGCCGGTTGGCGCAGCGCCTCACCGCCGCGGCCGGTCGCCGACTGGACGACGCCGCGCCGTACGCCGACGCGCGGCTGCCCGACGGCACCCGGTTGCACGCCGTGCTGCCGCCGGTGGCGACCGACGGGCCGTACCTGTCGCTGCGTACCTTCCGGCAGCGCCCGTTCACCCTCGACGAGCTGGTGGATCGGGGCACCGTCGCCCGGCCGGTCGCCCCGCTGCTCGCCGCAGTGGTGGCCGCCCGCCTCGCGTACCTGGTCAGCGGCGGCACCGGCTCCGGCAAGACGACGCTGCTCAACACGCTGCTCGGGCTGGTGCCCGGCACCGAGCGGATCGTGCTGGTGGAGGACGCCGCCGAGCTGCGGCCGGTGCATCCGCACGTAATCGGGTTGCAGGCGCGTACCGCGAACGTCGAGGGCGCCGGGGCGGTCGGGCTCGGCGATCTGGTCCGGCAGGCGTTGCGGATGCGGCCGGACCGGCTGGTCGTGGGCGAGTGCCGGGGCGCCGAGGTGGTGGACCTGCTCGCCGCGTTGAACACCGGCCACGACGGCGGGGCGGGGACGCTTCATGCGAACGCTCCGGCCGACGTCCCGGCCCGGCTGGAAGCGCTCGGGATGCTCGGTGGCCTGCCCCGGCTCGCGCTGCACGCGCAGGTCGCGGCCGCGTTGCAGGTCGTCCTCCAGCTCCGGCGGACCGGCGAGGGACGGGTGCTGGACTCCATCGGCCTGCTGCTGCCCGACGGCCCCGACCGTGTGGTGACTGTGATTCCGGCCTGGGTACGTGGGCGAGGTCCCGGTCCGGCGGCCCGTGCGCTCGGCGCCCTGCTGCGGCAGCGGGGTGTGCTGGTGCCGCCGATCCTCCGGGTGTCCGCGGCGGAACCGTCGTGACCGCCCGGCTCGGGCTGGTGGCTCTGCTCCTCGCGGTGGCGGCGGCAGCCGTCGCCTGGCCGGTACGCGCGGGTCGCGCCCGGCAACTGGCGGTCCTGGGCGGTGGCTCGGCCCAGCGGGGAAGGGGTCCGCGCCGTCCGCTCGACGCCGGGCCGCAGTCGTCCGGCCGGCCCCCGGGCCATGCTCGGGAACCACGTCGGCCCGGACCCGGCCACGGCCCGGCGACGCTCGCGGTGGACGGCGACCGATCGGCCGGGCCGCCGGCGCCTCCGCTGTTCGCCCTCCGACGCGCGCTACCCGTGGCGGCGCTGCTCGGCGCCGTGACCGGGGCGCTGCTCGGCGGTCCGGTGGGGGCGCTGGCGCTGGCCACCTACGGCCTGCTCGCGGCGCGGGCGGTGCTGCGTCGGCGCACCCACCGGGCGGCCGCCCTCGCGCACCGCCGCGACCTCGACCGGGTGGCCGCCGTCGCCGCCGACCTGCGGGCCGGGCTGCCGGCCGACCTGGACGACGGGCCGGGTCGGGTCGCGCGACTCGCCCGAGCCGCCGGAAAGCTGGCCGATCGCACCGGGGCGCCCCTGGCCGACCTGCTGGAACGGATCGAGGCCGACGCCCGCGCCGCCGACCGAGGGCTCGCCGCTGCCGCCGCCCAGGCCGCCGGGGCCCGGGCGACCGCCTGGTTGCTCGCCGCGCTGCCCCTGGGCGGGATCGGTCTGGGCTACGGCATCGGAGTGGACCCGGTGGCGGTGCTGCTGCACACGCCCGTGGGTGGCGGCAGCGCGCTGGCCGCCGTCGCGTTGCAGGTCGGCGGGCTGCTCTGGGCGGAGCGGCTCGGCGTCACACCGGGACGGGCCGCCTGATGTCCCGTCAGGTGCTGGCGGCCGTGTGCCTCGGCGGCGCCGCGTTGCTCCTGGTCGTCGTCGCTCCGGCGGTCCGCCCGGCCCGGCGGTTGCGCCGGCTGGCCCCGGCGCCCCGGCGGCCCCGCCCGGCGTGGTGGCCGGATCGGGTACGGCTGGGCGCGGCGCTGGCCGGGCTTGCCGTGCCGGTGGTGGTCGGCGGCTGGACCGGTCTGGTCCTCGGGCTGCTGGCCGGTGTCGCTGCCGATCGTCTGCTGCGGCGGATCGAGCCGCGCGCCGCCCGGGACCGACGTCTGCGGGAGACAGCCGATCTGCCGCTGGCCGCGGACCTGCTGGCCGCCGCGCTGCGGGCGGGCGCGCCGGTCGACCGTTCGGTGCTGGCGGTCGCCGAGGTGCTCGGCGGCCCACTCGCCGACCGGCTCGGCCGGGTGGGCCGCACGCTGGGCCTTGGCGGTACGGCGACCGAGGCCTGGGCGCACCTGAGCTGCGTGGCCGGGGCCGAACCCGTGGTCGCGGCGGCGGTCCGGTCGTCGAACAGCGGCGCGGCGCTGGCTCGCGCGCTGACCCGGCTCGCCGACGATCTCCGCGCCGAACGGTCGACCGCCGCCGAGGCGGCCGCCCGGCGCGCGGGCGTGCTCATCGTGCTGCCGCTCGGGCTCTGTTTTCTGCCCGCCTTCATTCTCGCCGGTCTGGTGCCGGTGATCGTCGCCGTTCTCGGCGACGTGCTGTGAACCATCGAGAAAGGACTACCGACATGCGCAAACTCCTTACCCGCCTGCGGGGTGACGCCGGCATGAACACCGCCGAGTACGCCGTCGGCACGCTCGCCGCGGTCGCCTTCGCCGGGATCCTGCTGAAGGTGCTCACCTCCGGCAACGTGCAGTCCGCGCTGACCGCCGTCATCGACCGGGCCCTGAAGTGATTCCGCGCCGGTGGGCCGGCCGTCACGGGCGCTGGTTCCACGCTCCGGCTTACCCGCTGGGCGTCCCGGCCGGAGCGGGTCCGACCCGCGACGCCGCCGGCATCCGGGCCGGGGTGGTCGCGCGTGCCCTGGTCGGCCTGCTCCGCCGGGGACGTTCGTGGGTCGCGTGCGAGCGGGGCTCCTTCACCGCCGAATTGGCGGCCGGCCTGCCGGCGCTCATGCTGCTGCTCGTCGCGGGGCTGACGGCGGTGAACGCGGTGGGTACCCGGGTCGGCTGCGTCGACGCGGCCCGGGAGGCGGCGCTCGCCGCGGCCCGGGGCGAGTCCGGCGCGGTCGCCGGCCTCCGGTACGCCCCCGACGGCGCCGAGGTGTCGGTGACTGTGGCAGGCGACCGGGTCACGGCGACGGTTCGGGCGCCGGTCCGGACGTTCGGTGCTCGGCTGCCGCGACTGAGCGTGTCGGGGCAGGCGGCGGCGGCAGTGGAACCCGGCGCGCCGGGGCCGGTGCCGTGACGGCCGTCCGGTCGTCGCGCCGAACCGCCGCCGAGCGGGGCGGAGCAACGGTGTGCCTGCTCGCGATCGGGCTGGTGTTCGTGCTGGTCGGGATGTTCGGCGCCGCGCTCGGGGCCGCCCGGTGCGCTCGGCACCAGGCCCGCAACGCGGCGGACCTCGGGGCGCTCGCCGGCGCCGGGCGGGTGCTCGACGGCGTCGAGGGCGCGTGCGCTCGCGCAGCCGAGCTGGTCGCGGCCAACGGGGGCCGGATGACCGGCTGCCGGGTCGACGGGCTCGACCTGATCGTCACGGCGCGGGTACGTGTCGAGCCGCTGCCCGGGCTGACCCGGTACGCCATCGCGGCGTCCCGGGCCGGGCCGGCCCGGGACGCCGACGGCTGAGGCGGCCGAGCCAGGAGGAAGCCCGAAGGATGAGGCGGCCAAGCCAGTGCGGGAAGCCCGAAGGTTGAGGTGGCCGAGCCGGGGCGGGGCGCCGACAGCTGACGCGGCCGGAGCCGGGGCGTCAATCGCTGCCGCGCCCGGCTCCGGCCGGCGGGTTGAACAGGTGGCGCAGGGTCAGCGGGACTGGAGCGCGTCCAGCCCGACGGCCATCGCGATCACCAGGCGACGGTCGATCTGCGGGTGGTGGATGTCGACGACGTACCGGTCACGCAGGCCCCACTTCTTGTCGACCGAGAACACCGGCTGGCCGCCGGCCATGAAGTCGAAGTGGTACGGCAGCCAGGAGAGCGAGTCGACGAAGCGGCGCAGCAGCGCGACCGGCAGGCTGCGCTCCTGCCCGGTGGCCGGCGGCAGCCCGGGCTGCTCGACGTGCCACGTCGAGCGCAGCAGCGACTGCGCGAAGTCCTTGCGGAACAGTCCGATCGGGTTGCCGGCGTGGTCGGTCACGTCGTAGGTGGCGCCGAGGTCGAGCCGCTGCCGGGCCTTGAAGCCGAGAAGGGGGTACTGCTTGGAGTCGTCGGTGTAGATGGTCACCTGCTCCTTGAAGGCGAGCCGCTTCTGCTGCGCGAACGCGAGCAGCCCGGCCTCGGAGCCGTCGGGCGCCGCGGCGTGCACCTCGTACTGGTTGACCATCATCCGGATTCGCTGGCGGACGATGAACCGGTTATGGGCCTGCAGGTTGTCGAGCGACATCAGATCTCCTTCGAGGGGTCGCCGGAGTGTCGCACAGCAGGCCCGCCGCCGCTTACCCCCACTCGCGCCAGGATCACCGCTCGCGGGGGCCTCCGGCTCCCGGGCACCCACCCCGAAAAGGCGAACGGCGACGGAAGGTCAACGACCGCCGTCGACCGTGGCCTTCATCGCCCAAGTGTTCAGCACCTGATGAATGCCGCGCAGGCGCTCGTTGATCTGCTCCAGCCGCTCCGCCTGAGCGAGGGTGGCCAGCGCGGTGCCCAGCGCTATCAGCTGGTCGGGGGTGAGGTTTTCCTGGTCGATCGTGTAGAGCAACTCGACGGTCTCGGCGATCGTGTCGGCCATGGCGGCACCTCCGGCGGGACGGGTCTGGGGTCACCTCTGCGCTACCGGAAATGATGCATGGAAGCGCTCCCATACATCAATGCCCCGAGTGCCCCAGCCTCATGCACCCGTCCCACCCACCAGACCCCCCGGGCCTCGCGAAGCCCTCCAAGCCAGCTTGATCAACACCAGCTCGGCGAAGTGGTGGGGTCCAGCACCCGTCGATACCGCAACCTCCCCGAACTCGCGGGCGGTCCGCCCGAGCGACCGGCGGGGCGGTCAGGCGGGTGGGCTGCCGGTGGCCTGAGCCGGGCGGGTCAGTCGGTCGCCCTGGCGGGGCAACGCCTCGCCTCGCGCCGCCTCCGCACCCGGGCCACCCGCCTCCAGGCCCACGGCTGGCCCTCGGTCCTCACCCGGGCCGCCCGGGTCCGCGCCGCCGACCTTGGCGAGGTTCGCCAGCACCACGTCGAGGACCTTCACCGCCTCCGGCTTCGCCAGCGGGTTGTTGCCGTTTCCGCACTTCGGGGACTGGACGCAGGACGGGCACCCGGTCTCGCACCCGCATTCGACGATCGCGTCCCGGGTGGCGCGCAGCCAGGCGACGGCAGTGCCGTACGCCCGCTCGGCGAAACCCGCGCCGCCGGGATGCCCGTCGTAGACGAAGACCGTGGGCGCCTCGGTGTCCGGGTGCAGGGCGGTGGAGAGCCCACCGATGTCCCACCTGTCGCAGGTCGCCATCAGCGGCAGCAGACCGATGGCGGCGTGCTCGGCGGCGTGCAGCGCGCCCGGCACGTCGGCCGCCTCGACACCGGCGGCGATCAGCGACCCGGGAGAGAGCGTGAACCAGACCGCGACGGTGCGCAGCTCCCGCGCGGGCAGGTCGAGCGGGCGGGTGTCGATCACCTCGCCGGTGGCGATGCGCCGCCGCTGGTACGACACCACCTGGCTGGTCACGTCCACCTCGCCGAGGAAGAGCCCGACCGGGCCGGCGTCCACGTACGAGCGGACCGACACCACCGACAGCGAGGTCACGTCGCGGGCGTGGGTGGACCAGTCCGGCTCCTCGGCGTGCACCAGCGCGCACCCGTCGGCCAGGTCGAGCGAGTCGACCACGTACGAGACGCCCTGGTGCAGGTAGACCGCGCCGGTGTGCAGCAGGAAGTGCGCCGATCCGCCGTCGACGGTGCCGAGCAGCCGGCCGGTGGACTCCTCCACCACGCACACCGGGGCGCCGCCCTCGCCGCGCAGGTCGACCTCGGGGCGTTCCCGGTGCCGCCAGTACCAGCCGGTGGGCCGCTGCCGTAGCGCCCCCGCCTCGACCAGCGAGTCCACCGCCTCCTTCGCGCCTTCACCGAACAGGTCCAGGTCGGCGGGGGTGAGCGGGGACTCGTGGGCGGCGCAGGCGAGTTGCGGGGCGAGCACGTACGGGTTGGCCGGGTCGAGCACCGTTGCCTCGACCGGCCGCCCGAACAGCGCCTCCGGGTGGTGCACCAGGTAGGTGTCGAGCGGGTCGTCGCGGGCCACCAGCACGGCGAGCGCCTCGTCGCCGGAGCGCCCGGCCCGCCCGGCCTGCTGCCACAGCGACGCGCGGGTGCCGGGCCAGCCGCAGATCAGCACCGCGTCCAGCCCGACCAGGTCGACGCCGAGTTCGAGCGCGTTGGTGGAGGCGAGCCCGAGCAGGTCGCCGTGCAGCAGCGCCCGTTCCAGCTCGCGGCGCTCTTCGCGCAGGTAGCCGGCCCGGTAGGCGGCCACCCGCTCGCCGAGGCCGGGCACCGCCTCGTCGAGCGACCGCCGGGCGTTCGCGGCGACCACCTCGGCGCCCCGGCGGGACCGCACGAACGCGAGCGTGCGCACCCCCTCGACCACGCTGTCGGCGAGCAGGTCCGCGGTCTCCCGCAGCGCCGAGCGCCGGACCTGGACGAGGTCGGCGTCAACCGACGAGTCGGTGGGCGGCAGCAGCGGCGGCTCCCAGAGCGCGAACGTCACCCCGCCGCGCGGCGACGTGTCCTCGGTGACGGCGGTGACGGGCAGGCCGGTGAGCCGCCCGGCCGCCGTCGCCGGGTCGCCCGACGTGGCCGACGCGAGCAGAAACACCGGTGTACGCCCGAAGCGCGCGCACTGCCGCCGCAACCGCCGCAGGACGTGCGCGACGTGGGAGCCGAACACGCCCCGGTAGGTGTGGCACTCGTCGACCACCACGTACGCGAGGCGGCGCAGGAACCCGGACCAGTGGGCGTGGCCGGGCAGGATGCCGTGGTGCAGCATGTCCGGGTTGGTCAGCACGAACCGGGAGTGCCGGCGGATCCACTCCCGCTCGGCGCGCGGCGTGTCCCCGTCGTAGGTGGCGGGGCGTACCCCGTCGAGTTCGAGACCGGCGACGGCGCGGAGCTGGTCGGCGGCGAGCGCCTTGGTCGGCGCCAGGTAGAGCACGGTGGCGCGCGGGTCGGCGAGCAGCGTGCTCAGTGCCGGCAGCTGGTACGCCAGTGACTTGCCGGACGCCGTGCCGGTGGCGACCACGACATGACTGCCCGCGTACGCCAGCTCGGCGGCCTCGGCCTGGTGCCGCCACGGGGCGGTGACGCCGCGCCGCGCGAACGCCGCCCGCAGTTCCTCCGGTGCCCAGCCGGGCCACCCGACCGGCTCGCCGGCGCGGGCCGGGACGCGTTCGACGTGGGTGACCGGGTCGGTGGCGTGACGCAGCCGCAGCCGGCGCAGCAGCTCGCCCGGCGCACGCCGCGGGCCGGAGCTGTGGTCGGTCACGTCCTGCACTCTCGCACTGGTGTTCGGAATTGGGAACCGTGGGGTGGGGGTAAGGGAGGGGCGCGGCCGGTGATCCGATCGGGCTGCACGGGGGATGGTTAGATGCCCAGGAGAGTTTACCGAGGAGGGGCCGATGGAGCTGTCGCTGGCGACCCGCGCCGTGGGGGAGCACACGGTGCTCGAGGTCGGTGGTGAGGTGGATGTCTACACCGCCCCCCGCCTGCGGGAACGGCTTCTTGAGCTGATCGACGGCGGGGCCCGCCACGTGGTGGTCGACCTGGGCCGGGTGGACTTCCTCGATTCGACCGGACTGGGCGTGCTCGTGGGCGCGCTCAAGCGGCTGCGCTCGGCCGGTGGCTCGTTCGCCCTGGTCTGCGACAAGGAGCCGCTGCTCAAGATCTTCCGGATCACCGCCCTGGATCAGGTCTTCCCGCTGCACCCGACAGTCGACGCGGCCATCGCCGCCGACTCCACCGGCGCGTGATGGCCACCGTCAAGCTCTCCTTCTCTCCGGCCCCGGTGCACGTGCGCACCGCACGCCTGGTCGGCGTCGCGGTGGCGCGGCGGGCCGGCGTACGCGAGGACCTGCTGGACGAGGTGCGCCTGGCCATCGGTGAGGCGTGCACCCGGGCGGTCGCGCTGCACCGGCAGTACGGCCTGGCCGACCCGGTGTACGTGGAGATGTCCGACACCGGTGGCTACACGGTCCGGGTGGTCGACCGGGCTCCGATCGAGGCGGGCCTCGGCCTGGCCGCGCTCGGGCCGGACGAGCTGGCCAAGGAGTCGCTCAGCGAGGACGCGCTCACCACCGGGGTGGGCTTCGCGCTGCTCGCCGGTTTCGTGGAGGACCTCCAGGTCCGCCCGGTCGAGGAGGGCGTCGGCACCGAGGTCCGGATGACCTGGCCCGCCGGACGCGCCTGACCTTTCCGCTCACGCAGGCCGCGTTCCCCGCACGGGGAGCGCGGCCTCGTCGTGTTGACCGGGCCATATATCAGATTTCTTCGCATAACACAGTTACGAAGATCATCGAGACACGGTGCCCCCTGCCTGTGACCCTCGCCACGCCGGAGGGCTACAGTACCCGGGTTGTCAGCAAGTGATCCGTTCCCGCAGCCAGCGGGAATGGGTGTTCATCGCTGGTCCGCCGGGGTGGGTTGGCGCGCGCTTGCGAGTCCGCATCCAGGCGTCGGCCCGTGCGTCTCCACGAGCCGGCGCGAGTTGTTCGGTACAGGAGGACATAGATGTCCGGGACCTTGGCCGCCGACGGCGGCGCACTGTCCCTTACCGGAGCCAACGTGACGTACGTCGTCATCGCCGCGGTCATCGCGCTGGTGGCGCTCGTCTTCGCGGCCGCCCTCACCAGGGCGGTCCTGGCGGCCGGTACGGGAACCCCCAAGATGCAGGAGATCTCCGGGGCAGTGCAGGAGGGCGCCTCGGCGTACCTGCTGCGGCAGTTCCGCACGCTGGCGATCTTCGTGGCGGTCGCCGTCGTGTTGCTGTTCCTGCTGCCGGTGCACGACACCGACGGCAACGAGACGCTGGTGAAGGTCGGCCGCTCGGCGTTCTTCGTGGTGGGTGCGCTGTTCAGCGCGTTCATCGGCGGCGCCGGCATGTGGCTGGCCACCCGCGCCAACCTGCGGGTAGCCGCGGCCGCGCGGGAGCGCGAAGGCGGGCGCGAGGGCGCCATGAAGATCGCCTTCCGCACCGGCGGCGTGGTCGGCTTCCTCACCGTCGGCCTCGGTCTGTTCGGCGCGGCGCTCGTCGTGCTGATGTTCCGGGGCGACGCCCCGACCGTGCTGGAGGGCTTCGGCTTCGGTGCCGCGCTGCTCGCCATGTTCATGCGGGTGGGCGGCGGCATCTTCACCAAGGCCGCCGACGTCGGCGCCGACCTGGTCGGCAAGGTCGAGCAGGGCATCCCGGAGGACGACCCGCGCAACGCCGCCACCATCGCCGACAACGTGGGCGACAACGTCGGCGACTGCGCCGGCATGGCCGCCGACCTGTTCGAGTCGTACGCGGTCACGCTCGTCGCGGCGCTGATCCTGGGCCGGGCCGCGTTCGGCGAGACCGGCCTGGTCTTCCCGCTGATCATCTCCACCATCGGCGTGCTCGTCGCGATCGTCGGCGTCTTCATCACCCGGCTGCGTGCCAGCGACCGCAACGGCCTGACCGCCATCAACCGGGCGTTCTACCTCTCCGCGCTGATCGCCGCGGTGCTCGTCGCGATCGCGGCGTTCGCGTACCTGCCGGCCACGTTCGGCGAGCTGGAGGGCGGGCTGACCGACGTCGACCGCAACCCGCGGCTGGTGGCCATCGGCGCGGTCGTGATCGGCATCGTGCTGGCCGCCGCGATCCAGGCGCTGACCGGCTACTTCACCGAGACCAACAGGCGCCCGGTGC
This genomic window contains:
- a CDS encoding ATP-binding protein, with translation MATVKLSFSPAPVHVRTARLVGVAVARRAGVREDLLDEVRLAIGEACTRAVALHRQYGLADPVYVEMSDTGGYTVRVVDRAPIEAGLGLAALGPDELAKESLSEDALTTGVGFALLAGFVEDLQVRPVEEGVGTEVRMTWPAGRA
- a CDS encoding STAS domain-containing protein, translating into MELSLATRAVGEHTVLEVGGEVDVYTAPRLRERLLELIDGGARHVVVDLGRVDFLDSTGLGVLVGALKRLRSAGGSFALVCDKEPLLKIFRITALDQVFPLHPTVDAAIAADSTGA
- a CDS encoding TadA family conjugal transfer-associated ATPase, with the protein product MTGPADPGELAVRVRHRFAAEATPVTPAAIVSAVRAEPATAVLGDTTLLRIADRVHDDLIGAGPLAPLLADPQVTDVLVNGVRVWVDRGQGLRQVAVPLGSLDDVRRLAQRLTAAAGRRLDDAAPYADARLPDGTRLHAVLPPVATDGPYLSLRTFRQRPFTLDELVDRGTVARPVAPLLAAVVAARLAYLVSGGTGSGKTTLLNTLLGLVPGTERIVLVEDAAELRPVHPHVIGLQARTANVEGAGAVGLGDLVRQALRMRPDRLVVGECRGAEVVDLLAALNTGHDGGAGTLHANAPADVPARLEALGMLGGLPRLALHAQVAAALQVVLQLRRTGEGRVLDSIGLLLPDGPDRVVTVIPAWVRGRGPGPAARALGALLRQRGVLVPPILRVSAAEPS
- a CDS encoding TadE family type IV pilus minor pilin is translated as MLRRGRSWVACERGSFTAELAAGLPALMLLLVAGLTAVNAVGTRVGCVDAAREAALAAARGESGAVAGLRYAPDGAEVSVTVAGDRVTATVRAPVRTFGARLPRLSVSGQAAAAVEPGAPGPVP
- a CDS encoding type II secretion system F family protein — translated: MSRQVLAAVCLGGAALLLVVVAPAVRPARRLRRLAPAPRRPRPAWWPDRVRLGAALAGLAVPVVVGGWTGLVLGLLAGVAADRLLRRIEPRAARDRRLRETADLPLAADLLAAALRAGAPVDRSVLAVAEVLGGPLADRLGRVGRTLGLGGTATEAWAHLSCVAGAEPVVAAAVRSSNSGAALARALTRLADDLRAERSTAAEAAARRAGVLIVLPLGLCFLPAFILAGLVPVIVAVLGDVL
- a CDS encoding DEAD/DEAH box helicase; the protein is MQDVTDHSSGPRRAPGELLRRLRLRHATDPVTHVERVPARAGEPVGWPGWAPEELRAAFARRGVTAPWRHQAEAAELAYAGSHVVVATGTASGKSLAYQLPALSTLLADPRATVLYLAPTKALAADQLRAVAGLELDGVRPATYDGDTPRAEREWIRRHSRFVLTNPDMLHHGILPGHAHWSGFLRRLAYVVVDECHTYRGVFGSHVAHVLRRLRRQCARFGRTPVFLLASATSGDPATAAGRLTGLPVTAVTEDTSPRGGVTFALWEPPLLPPTDSSVDADLVQVRRSALRETADLLADSVVEGVRTLAFVRSRRGAEVVAANARRSLDEAVPGLGERVAAYRAGYLREERRELERALLHGDLLGLASTNALELGVDLVGLDAVLICGWPGTRASLWQQAGRAGRSGDEALAVLVARDDPLDTYLVHHPEALFGRPVEATVLDPANPYVLAPQLACAAHESPLTPADLDLFGEGAKEAVDSLVEAGALRQRPTGWYWRHRERPEVDLRGEGGAPVCVVEESTGRLLGTVDGGSAHFLLHTGAVYLHQGVSYVVDSLDLADGCALVHAEEPDWSTHARDVTSLSVVSVRSYVDAGPVGLFLGEVDVTSQVVSYQRRRIATGEVIDTRPLDLPARELRTVAVWFTLSPGSLIAAGVEAADVPGALHAAEHAAIGLLPLMATCDRWDIGGLSTALHPDTEAPTVFVYDGHPGGAGFAERAYGTAVAWLRATRDAIVECGCETGCPSCVQSPKCGNGNNPLAKPEAVKVLDVVLANLAKVGGADPGGPGEDRGPAVGLEAGGPGAEAARGEALPRQGDRLTRPAQATGSPPA
- a CDS encoding Rv3654c family TadE-like protein gives rise to the protein MTAVRSSRRTAAERGGATVCLLAIGLVFVLVGMFGAALGAARCARHQARNAADLGALAGAGRVLDGVEGACARAAELVAANGGRMTGCRVDGLDLIVTARVRVEPLPGLTRYAIAASRAGPARDADG
- a CDS encoding DUF4244 domain-containing protein, producing MRKLLTRLRGDAGMNTAEYAVGTLAAVAFAGILLKVLTSGNVQSALTAVIDRALK